TTAAGCCGCCACCCTGTCGCTTACTCTAGCGCCCACACCCCCAAGCTTAGGGGGGGTAGAGGACGGGTGGCCTCTAAGTTGCCGTGGTGACAGACGGCGGGGGCCTCGCTCAGGAGGTCACGCGCCCCCTGCCCCCTGGCCCAGACCCCGTGCAGGGGAACCACCGGCTTCCAAGGCTCGGTGGAGGCATTCACCGTGACCACCAACGCCTGATGCTCGTGGATTCGGGCGAAGGCCAGGTGGCCGTCTTGGGCGTAGAGCCGCTGATACTTGCCCCGGCGCAGCACCGGCTGATCCCGGCGCAGCCGGGCCATATGGCGAACGGAGTCCAGGATCGGCTGTTGCCAACGCTCCTCTTGCCAGATCATGCCCCGCCGGTTGTCGGGGTCTTGGCCTCCCTCGAGCCCGATCTCGTCGCCGTAATAGACCATAGGGGCACCGGGCAGGGTATACAGCAGCGAGAGGGCCAGCCGGGTGCGCTCCAGGTTCTTGCGCATCAGGGTGATGAGGCGGGGGGTGTCGTGGCTGGTGAGCAGGTTCATCTGGGCGCTCACGATGTCCCAGGGGTAGCGCACGAATAGCTCCTCGAGGCGGTGGCTAAAGGCCAAGGCTTGGAGGCTCTCCACCCGGCCCAGCCCGCTTTTGGCAGCCAGGTCTTTGTCTAGGGTGTCCCCTCCCACGAAGCCCAGCACCGCTCGCCCTAAGGGATAGTTCATCACCGCGTCGAACTGATCGCCCTGCAGCCAGCGGCTGGCGTCGTCCCAGATCTCACCCACGATGTAGGCCTGAGGGTTTTTGGCCTTGACCCGCCGCCTGAACTCCTGCCAGAAGGAGTCGTCGTTGATCTCGTTGGGCACGTCCAGTCGCCACCCGTCGATGCCGAACTCGATCCAGAACTCGGCCACCCGCAACAGGTAATCGCGCACCTCGGGGGTGTTGGTGTTGAACTTGGGCAGCTCGGGGTTGTCCCACCACGCGGCGTAGTTGGCCTTGCCCGAATAGGCGTTGAGCGGGAAGCCGTAGACGTGGAACCACCGCAGGTAGGGAGAGAAGCGCCCGTTCTCGAGGATGTTTTGGAAGGCGAAATGCCCCCTCGAGCAGTGGTTGAGCACTGCATCCAGCACCACCCGAATGCCCCGCTGGTGGGCCTCCTCGAGCAGCCGGCGGAGGGCCTCGTTGCCGCCCAGCATGGGGTCCACCTGGAAGTAGTCGGTGGTGTGGTAGCGGTGGTTGGCGGTAGAGGCGAAGATCGGGCAGAAATAGATCGCGTTGAAGCCCAGCTCTCGGATGTAGTCGAGCTTCTCGATCACCCCCCAGAGGTTGCCCCCTTTGAAGCCGCGCAGGGTGGGGGCCGCCTCCCAGGGCTCAAAGTCCTGGCTCAAGGGGGTAGGCATGGCCATTGGTCCATCCCCCCGGCGAAAGCGGTCGGGGAAGATCTGGTAGAAGATGGCGTCTTTGACCCAGTCAGGGGTGAGAGGCATACCGCATAAGTTTATGCCGGCAGGTCTCCTTGGGGAATGTGCTTTGGCCGTCACTCGCCGAGGTGCAGGGACGAGGCGTGTGGTAGGATGCCGGGGTTAGAGGGTGGGAAGAATGCCAAGGGGAAACCTCATCGTCATGACCGGAGCCTCCGGGGTGGGCAAGGGGTCCATCCGGGCCAGGCTCCTGGAGTACATCCGCCCCATGTACTACTCCATCTCCATGACCACCCGCCCGCCGCGGGTGGGAGAGCGAAACGGGGTGGACTACTACTTTGTGAGCCGGCCCGAGTTTGAGGCCAAGATCGCCCAGAACGGATTTTTGGAGTATGCCCAGTATGTCGAAGACTACTACGGTACCCCCCGCGAGCCGGTGGAAAAAGCCCTGGCCGAAGGCACGGACGTGCTGCTGGAAATTGAAGTTCAGGGGGCCTTACAAGTGGCTCGGCAAGTTCCCGAGGCCATTTTGGTCTTCATCGTTCCGCCTTCGCTGTCTGAACTGCGTCGCCGGTTGCTGTTGCGCGGGACCGATAGCCTCGAGAAGATCCGCCAGCGCCTCAAACGCGCCGAGGAGGAACTGCGCGAGGCCCACCACTTTGACTACGTGGTGGTCAACGATCAGCTTGACCGGGCGGTCTCGGATTTCTCCAGCATCATCAAAGCCGAGCGCCTCAGGACCAAGCGCATGGGAGAGGCGCTCGAGCGCGCGCTCGAGCGCGAACCGGCCCTGGAGGCAGAGCTGGATGAACTCGAACGGAAGTTAAGGAGCAATGGCCCCCAAAAGAACCCCTGAGCAGCGGCTGGCCCGGTGACGTGGGCCTATCCCGTTAGGCCTTTTCGCATTACACTGCTTTTTTGGGAGAGTAAGGATTATGGCTGAACCCAGAATCGATACCCTGCTCACCGTTACGGACTCCAAGTACCGCCTGACGGTAGTGGTAGCCAAGCGCGCCCAGCAATTGCTGTGTTACCAGTTCAAAAACACCGTGCTCGAGCCGTCTGAATGGCCCAAGATGCGCACGCTCGAGGGCGAGAAGCCCGACCCCAACCCTGTCACCTGGGCTATGCAGGAATTGCTGAGCGGGCGGCTCGTGATCGGTGAAAACCTGGTGCCCGACGACCGGCTTTCCAAGGTGCTCGATCAGCTGTACCCCCGCGAAGCCGCCGAACCCCAACCGCAGGAACGCGACCGAGACTGAGTACCTCGCCGAAGGCTTCTCGGCCTAGCGGTCTGGCAACGCGATAAGAGAGGATGATCTATCGCGTCCAGCGTAAGGCATAAATCGAGTTACCCTGATCTCAGGGTGGCCGCCGCGGCTTTAATGAATAACTAATCTGTATATACGTATTGTATATTCGTCGACCGCCTGCTGGCTGAGCGGCGAGGAGTAGGGTTATGGCGAGCAAAGACCAACGTCACCGAGCTATTCAAGAGATCATCAGCCGCGAAAATATTTCTACCCAGGCCGAGCTGGTGGATCGCCTCCGCAAGCAGGGATTCAACGTTACCCAGGCCACGGTGAGCCGCGATATCAACGAGCTTCGGTTGGTGCGGGTTCCCCTGGGGCGGGGCAAGCACAAATATGCGCTTACCCAGTTCGAGCTAGCCGAGGACGTGATGGACGAGCTCAAGCGTATCTTCCGTGGGTTCGTTCACGACGTGGATCGGGGGGAGAACCTATTGGTGTTGCGCACCGCCGAAGGCCACGCCTCGGGGATCGCCCTGTTGCTCGACCGCTTACGTCGTGACGACATCGTGGGGACCATTGCCGGCGAGGACACCATCTTGGTAGTGGCCCGCAGCACCGCGGACGCCGAGAAACTCCAGGACGAGATGGAGGGGTATCTCATCTAGGGAGCGAAGCGCCCTTCACCCGCTGTCTGCTTGGGGTAGGGGCGCTGTAGGCTATGCTCGAGTTCTCCTTTCAGGCTTTCTTGACCCTCCTGGTGGTGGTGGACCCCATCGGGTTGGTGCCAATCTTCATCGCTTTGGCGGGAGGTAGATCGCACCTCGAGCAGCGCTATCTAGCGCGCAAGGCGGTAGTGGTGGCTGGGGTGGTGATACTGGGGTTTGCCCTGCTGGGCAAGCCGGTGCTCGAGTACCTAGGCATCACCCTGGGCGCGCTCAGGATTGCCGCGGGCATCCTGCTTTTCAAAATTGGCTTCGATATGATTTTTGCCCACCTCGAGCGCGAAACCCCCGAGGAGTACGAGGAAGCCCAGACCCGCCTGGATTTCTCGGTGTTTCCCCTGGCCATCCCGCTCATTGCCGGCCCTGGCACCTTGGCCAGCGTGCTGATCCTGACCAGCGAGGCGCATAAGGCCCCATATGGCCTGGGCATAGTGCTGGGCATGGCCGGAGTGGTACTGTTGCTTACTTACTTGTTCCTACGAGCAGCGACCCCTCTATCCCGGCTATTGCGTCGCACCGGGATCAACGTCATTACTCGGGTGCTGGGTATCCTGCTGGCCGCATTGGCGGTACAGTATGTGGCGAACGGGATTCGGGCGCTGGGGCTTTGAGCCGTCGCAGGGGACTGGTAGCAAGATTCACGTACCCTTCCCTGCGGAGGATGATCCACCGCGTTTGGCGTACGACGTCAGTAAAGCCCAATGCCCCCAAACAGCGTACTCAGCGTTGGGCGGGTTTATCCTGGTACATGGCCGCATCGCTCTGGAATAAGGCTTCCTCCAGGCCCATTTCCGGGTCGATGACTGCACTTCCCGCGCTCACCCGTACCTGGAGATTGCCCCGCACCCGCTCGATCAACTCTCGAGCCTCGCTCACCGGCAGGTTGAGGTGGAGGCTCACGAACTCATCGCCTCCGACCCGAAAGGTCGCGTCCCCTTGACGCGAGAACGCCCGGAGCGAGTCGGCCAGCCGCTTTAGGGCCTGATCCCCGGCCGCGTGGCCCTGGGCGTCGTTGAGCCGTTTGAGCCCGTCCATATCCCAGTACACCATGGTGAGGGGCAGGCCTAGCCGCTTGGCTTGGGCCTGAAGCTTGGGAAAGGCGTACTCGAGCGCCCGGCGGTTGCCCAGCCCGGTGAGGGGGTCGGTAAGGGCTTGGCTGGTGAGGCTTTTGCGGGCCAACTGGCCGTAGAGAAGGCCGGCGGTCTGGATGCCGAAGGCCTGGGCGATGGGCAAAGCTTCCGGCGGGAATCCATCGGGGCTGCGCAGGTTATCGAGGTTGATGGTCGCCAGCACTTCGCCTTGGAGCACCACCGGCACGCAGATGCTGGCCTGGATCTCTCTTACCCGCCCGTGTGCTCTCAATAGCTCAGAAAGCTCCCCGGCCTGCGCTGCACTGCGTTGCTGCACTTCTGAACCGCGGATCAGCCGCGGGCGCCCCAGATGCCAAGCGGTTTCCCCCTCTCCGTACCAGAGCAGCTCGAGGTCGGCGGGGAAGGAATGGCCGATCAGCTCCTCATCAAACCCCACCTGGGCCACGAAGCGAAACGAATCGCCTTCGCGCAAGGAGATGCTTCCTGCCTCCCCACCCGGCACCACGGCCACTGCGGTCTCGAGCACCCGTTGCAATAAGTCGGCGATGTTTTCCTCCTGGCGCACCAGCCCCGAGAGCACCTCCAAAGTAGTGCGGTAGGCCATGGCCTGCTGCTCGAGGTCGGTGATGTCGGCCAGAAGACATAGCCGCCCCTCGCCCAGCGGGTGGCAACTGACCTGGAGCCAGCGCTGATCTACGTGGATCAAGGCGAAAAGACCTTGGGCCGCCCCCGCTGTGGCTAGGGCGCTGTGCTCGCGGGGAATAGGTCGCCGCGAAGCGTCGTAGGGGCTCAACCGCTTGGCTAGGGAAATCCCCAGCAGATCCTGCCCTAGCAGGGCCTGGGCGGCGGGGTTGTGCCAGCGCACCCGACCGTGCCTATCCAACCACACCGCGCCCTGGGGTGAGCCAAAGAGCACCTGGAGCTGAGCGGGAGGTG
The genomic region above belongs to Meiothermus sp. Pnk-1 and contains:
- a CDS encoding glycoside hydrolase family 13 protein, with the translated sequence MPLTPDWVKDAIFYQIFPDRFRRGDGPMAMPTPLSQDFEPWEAAPTLRGFKGGNLWGVIEKLDYIRELGFNAIYFCPIFASTANHRYHTTDYFQVDPMLGGNEALRRLLEEAHQRGIRVVLDAVLNHCSRGHFAFQNILENGRFSPYLRWFHVYGFPLNAYSGKANYAAWWDNPELPKFNTNTPEVRDYLLRVAEFWIEFGIDGWRLDVPNEINDDSFWQEFRRRVKAKNPQAYIVGEIWDDASRWLQGDQFDAVMNYPLGRAVLGFVGGDTLDKDLAAKSGLGRVESLQALAFSHRLEELFVRYPWDIVSAQMNLLTSHDTPRLITLMRKNLERTRLALSLLYTLPGAPMVYYGDEIGLEGGQDPDNRRGMIWQEERWQQPILDSVRHMARLRRDQPVLRRGKYQRLYAQDGHLAFARIHEHQALVVTVNASTEPWKPVVPLHGVWARGQGARDLLSEAPAVCHHGNLEATRPLPPLSLGVWALE
- the gmk gene encoding guanylate kinase is translated as MPRGNLIVMTGASGVGKGSIRARLLEYIRPMYYSISMTTRPPRVGERNGVDYYFVSRPEFEAKIAQNGFLEYAQYVEDYYGTPREPVEKALAEGTDVLLEIEVQGALQVARQVPEAILVFIVPPSLSELRRRLLLRGTDSLEKIRQRLKRAEEELREAHHFDYVVVNDQLDRAVSDFSSIIKAERLRTKRMGEALERALEREPALEAELDELERKLRSNGPQKNP
- the rpoZ gene encoding DNA-directed RNA polymerase subunit omega codes for the protein MAEPRIDTLLTVTDSKYRLTVVVAKRAQQLLCYQFKNTVLEPSEWPKMRTLEGEKPDPNPVTWAMQELLSGRLVIGENLVPDDRLSKVLDQLYPREAAEPQPQERDRD
- the argR gene encoding arginine repressor; this encodes MASKDQRHRAIQEIISRENISTQAELVDRLRKQGFNVTQATVSRDINELRLVRVPLGRGKHKYALTQFELAEDVMDELKRIFRGFVHDVDRGENLLVLRTAEGHASGIALLLDRLRRDDIVGTIAGEDTILVVARSTADAEKLQDEMEGYLI
- a CDS encoding MarC family protein, whose product is MLEFSFQAFLTLLVVVDPIGLVPIFIALAGGRSHLEQRYLARKAVVVAGVVILGFALLGKPVLEYLGITLGALRIAAGILLFKIGFDMIFAHLERETPEEYEEAQTRLDFSVFPLAIPLIAGPGTLASVLILTSEAHKAPYGLGIVLGMAGVVLLLTYLFLRAATPLSRLLRRTGINVITRVLGILLAALAVQYVANGIRALGL
- a CDS encoding diguanylate cyclase, producing the protein MTSPPAQLQVLFGSPQGAVWLDRHGRVRWHNPAAQALLGQDLLGISLAKRLSPYDASRRPIPREHSALATAGAAQGLFALIHVDQRWLQVSCHPLGEGRLCLLADITDLEQQAMAYRTTLEVLSGLVRQEENIADLLQRVLETAVAVVPGGEAGSISLREGDSFRFVAQVGFDEELIGHSFPADLELLWYGEGETAWHLGRPRLIRGSEVQQRSAAQAGELSELLRAHGRVREIQASICVPVVLQGEVLATINLDNLRSPDGFPPEALPIAQAFGIQTAGLLYGQLARKSLTSQALTDPLTGLGNRRALEYAFPKLQAQAKRLGLPLTMVYWDMDGLKRLNDAQGHAAGDQALKRLADSLRAFSRQGDATFRVGGDEFVSLHLNLPVSEARELIERVRGNLQVRVSAGSAVIDPEMGLEEALFQSDAAMYQDKPAQR